From the genome of Camarhynchus parvulus chromosome 4, STF_HiC, whole genome shotgun sequence:
CTAGGAAAAATGTATATGAACTTTTGTGAGAACAGAGCCCTGCTACTTCCAAAGGCTCCAAGATGAACTTGCACCACTAAGACTACCCTGCAGGAGtagtggttttttaaaattttcttagTAATTTTGGTTCTTCAGTTggatgttttttttctcttcatagGTTTTTGTAACTCTTTATAGGTTCCAAAGTTTTCAGATGGGTTTCACTGAAAATGATTTTGTACTTTGTGCTCAAGGTGTGCCTGAGAATGATTTTGGTGAATAATCACGCTTTCTAAATCCCACAGCAATATTAATACTGATTTGGAGTACTTTCATTGCACACCAAGACTTTTTATGCCATTGTTTGTCCTTTGAGCCTCTGTCATTGGAGAATGGTATTTATGGTTTGTCTGTATCAGCAAACTCTGAAGTATTAGGAGTCATACTACCACTAGTACTATATGCTAGTATTCGGTATAGAACCTCTAATGCTGCAAGTTTTATTTCATAGAGAGATAGGTGATTCAGGTAAAGGTTGTGCATAATGATGGAAAtttcaaaaatgcagtttaGGTGATTTCTTTCCAAACTTAGTGAAGTTTAATGGAAAACAACTGCGCTACATCCACGAGTGTGAGCTGGGTGCACAGACTGTCATCGAGTGCCCCCTTTGTGGTACAATCCTATTTGTAGGGATTGTTTGCTTTTGGATGTATGTCCCTGCTAAGCAGCTCCACATATCCTTAGCACATACTTCTTTTCTTTGGGGCAAAAGGTGGGAGAATGGGTTTTTTCTGAAAGTGATTGTTAGTGTGTTTCAGATAAACTTAAGGCTGAGTGGTGTTTAGCCAAGTACTGGAAATCTCAACTATTCCAATACTTTACATGTTGTTATGAAATAATTCTCAGAATTTGGATGTGCTTTACATCACTTTCCCATGTTCTTTTGGTGGCCTGTTTAAATACTTCACTCAATGagaaacaccaaaccaaacccccaaaaatcataTGTCAAAGGTAATCTCTGGCCATAAAACTACTGGCTTGGAAAGCATCCCTGTATCTCTTTGGCACCATGGCAGAGATGCAGTGGGGAGCTTTGGATGGGACCTTGCcgaggcagggctggaaaggCGGGAGAGAGACAGCCGGGTCGATAACCCGCATCGTCTCTGGTGCTGCAGTGTCAGCCGTAAAGCGATGGGAAGAGCCGCTTCCTATCTCACGGCAGGATGACAAGAGGGAAGGGAATGCTCTTCTCGGAtcttcagctgcctctgcaatagtctgaaagcagcagaaaatatctTGTGAATATAAACGAAGGGCTGTTCCACCTGGCTTGAAGGGCGCTGACGGTAAAACACAGTCAGGAATGCTCTGTCAGAGGAGCGTGGCAGAACTTCAGCCcttcagcagagcccagtgccCGGCGGTGCCGCGGCAGCTTCATGAGTTCTGCCGAGGGCAGGCGGGGGCAGCGTGTGCGGACCGGGCAGCTCCGAGCTCCGCCGGGCCGAGCCCCCGGGGCGCTCCCTCTGCCGGCGGGGCCTCGGGGCCGGGAGGAGCCGCAGCTGCGGGacagcgcggggccggggccggagAGGGGCAGGTCCTCCttcattccctccctccctccttccttccttccttccccgGCGGCCCGCGGGAGCGGCGGTGCCCGCGCGGGAGCGGCTCCCGGCGGGAGGGCGGGGAATCCACGCCGGGATTTCGGAGGCGCACTGACATCAGGGGGGcgcggccggcggcgggcgggggctgcgCGCTGAAAGGCGGCGAGGCGCGGCCCGAGTCACTCCGGAACGGCGGCGGGGCAGCGCGGAGCGGCTGCCGGCACTGCCCGGGCTGGATCCGCGCCGCCAATGTGCCGCGGGAGGTGGGCGCTCACCCCGGCCGTAGGTAAGCCCGGGCGGCGCTCGCCGCGCCGCGCACCCACCTCCCGCCGGGTCAGGTGCGGGCGGGCGGCCGGGGCTCCCCCGCGCCGCGCTGGGGGCGGCCGCGCTGCGAGGCGTGCGGGAAGTGCGGGCGAGCCGCGCTCGCTGCTCCGCGGGGCACCGGGCGAGAGAGCCGGGGCTCGGCTCCCCGAGCCGGCAGCGCTGAGCTGGGCGCGATTCGCTGCTCGCAGAGAAGCTCCGGCTCGGTACTCGCCCGGCGCGGAGTCTCCGGCGCGTCGGAGCTTTGCGCCACCCTCTCGAGCCTGCGGAGACCTCGGTGCCAGACTGCGGCGTGCGAGGTCGCCTCTCCCCGCCGcgtcctgcccctgccccgaGCCTGTCACTCGGCCCCCGGCAGCGACAGCCAGCACATGGCTGTGTGCGGGGAGCTTGCAGGGCCATTGCATTGCGCTGCCTCTGGCTTCGTTCGCAGTTcgctgagctctgcctggagagcCAGAGCCGCTTCTTGATcgctttaaaaagaaaattaaaaatcaaaacggaaaagaaaaaacccaacccagtcTTTTCGCACCAGAGGTTGTGGTTGCACTTTGCCAGACGGGACTTGCGGCAAGGACCATGCGGTGAAGCCGAACCCCGGAGCGGGACCGCAGCGCTGCACTCTGCGATCGCAAAGGGAAATAACAAACAGCCGGAGCAGGAGCCGCGCGCCCGCCGCCTCTTCCCGGAGACCTGCATCGCAACAAGCCCCGCTGCCTGCCGCAGCCTGCAGCCGCCTGAGGCTCGATCCAGACACTCCGCtttgcaggaagggctggattTGCTCCCCGTCGCCTCTGAACCGAGGGAGCTGCGGCCGAAGGAGAGCGCCGCTTCCACGGGCGGCCGGGGCCGCTGCATGCTGACCTCCGGGAGAGGGGAGCTGCGGTGGGCAGGAGAGCGAGGCTTTTCTCCGCTGGCCCAGTAGGACCTGGAGATCGGCGAGCGAGGGCTGTGCGGGGACGAGGAGCGCAGCCCGCCGGCCTTCCCCGCCCCGGGGGCCGGGAGAGCGAGGAGCCGaggccccgccgccccccgcccgctgGATTTGCCGTTCCCGGTGGCTCCCTGCACATCAGTAAGTTGGGACCCGCCGTGCGCTcgccgcggggccggcgctgccgcAGCCAGCAGGTGCCGCGGGGCGCTGCGGCGCCCGCCCGGTGAGGGGCGGCCCCGACCACCCTCCCACCGTCCCCCTCCCGGAATGGAGGCACCGGGCTGCTGCGGAAAGGCTTGCTAGGGACTGTGTCCGGCTGCGAACGAGCACAACGtcaaaaacacccccaaaccctcctcgCAGGTGGGGGCCGGAGGGGCTGAGGCGGGGGTGCCGAGCCGCAGCGCGGGGAAGCCCCGGGACTGAGCGGCCGCTCGGCTGCCGCTTTAAGCGCCAGGTAATCTGCCCTCCCTAGGCAGGGACGGGCTAAGATCTGCCTTCCCctgaggaagagagagagaaggagggaaaggaagggaaaaaaaaaaagcctatgTTTTCattcataacttttttttcttccccttttcccctcctcttccttcctctccgTCAGCGCCGTGATCCGCTCCGCTCGGGGCGCAGAGggcgccgcgccgccgccgcccgcccggggctgcggggagcggggcggagCAGGGCGGGCCGGGGGGGCTGGCGGCGTGTCCGAGCGGGTGtggagaaggggagggaagCGGGATCCCACCCCCGAGGTGCGGGGAGGGAGCGCAGCCCCGGGTGCAGAACCGTGAGGGCTCTCGCCGCCTGCGCCGTAcgttattttattattttgttttactcgtttttatttcattgtccGGGGGGGAAGCAGTTTCGAGCGATCTGCGCGGGGGTGGAGGTAGCTGGTTCAACTCTCGCCCCGGTCTGCAGCTGGGCTTGTCAGTCTGCGCCGCGTTGATGTTGCGCTTTCCCCCCAAAGATGGCACTGGATGTCTTTCGCATTTTCTTGGGATATTGTTTTTCATCCTCTAgggagcccagctcctggctggtaCAGCTGTAAATCTTTCCCTTTTCGCATTCATTCACCCTTGGTCTGTTGTGGATTTGTATTCAGTGCTCGTGAGGAAGGCTGCTTCTTGTGTGGGGtaggaggaaattctttgctggagggtggtgaggcactggccCAGGAAAAAACTGTGAatgcccccatccctggaagtgtccaaggccaggtcggatggagctctgagccacctggtcgagtggaaggtgcccctgcccatggccagggGCTTTGGGACTGCGGAGTCTTTTAGGGCCCTTCCAACCAAGgcatcctgtgattctgttctGTGAATTAGAAGCGAGAGCgtttggttttctgtttaaCCTGGTGACCACAAAGCCCACACAGGTGATGTTAGATGTAAAATGAAATCTTTGACTACTGGATGAGGAAAAGATGTTGTGTCACGGCAGAAGCTGTCACTTTCTGCCCATGGTGACTGCCTGCTAGAAGAAACATTTCCTCTTCTTGTTCTTCCTATGGTTCCACACCACGGTGCCTTTTACTCTCTGGAGTGGGGAACAGCTCCATGCTGGCTGTGGTCTGGGTACACAAGACGCTCTCATAGCAATATTGGATGAGGTTTTGAAATGCGTGATAGCACTcccctttctctgctttcaggCAAACACATCCCGGGGGGGTCTGAAAAGGACTTTTCCTCCGGCTGACagtaaagaaaagcagtttgtTGTCTAGGTTCCCTGCATAAATGCGGCACTTAGATACTCAGCTACATTTTTGTGTAGGTGCAGAACTGTCACTGCAGTTTTCTCAGTGTTGCAACCTTCGTGTCTCTCACTAGGCAGGATGGAAAGGGATGGAAACATGTAACGTCTCTACTATTCTCCTACTATTTAAAAGATAGACAAGCAGATGTTCTGTTTATTTGAGAAGCTTTTACTCTCTCttttgaaaatggatttttttctttgtttgtgttttgaggTTCTTGTTGAGGGGTTTTTATCTGCTCTTAACGTTCTCATGAATGCTCAGGTACTTTGTGTTTGACAGCTAGTTCATCTAAGCCTTTTCTAccccatttttctttcacactCCAGCCTGTGGTCAGGAGATATTTGAAAACAGGTTGTTTGCACCcttgctttaatttaaaaaggagCATATTAGATGTGTAGGCTGAGTTACTTTCTCACAGAAAATATCTTGGCCACTTGACAGCACTTAGTTCAGGACTCTGTAATGCACATACGTCACTTTAAGAGGGAGACTTTCCAAATGCACTAGGAAGCAAATCTGTGGAGCTTTCTGATGCTGCACATTCAGGGAGAAGAGTGAGAACTGGGCTCATTCCTCACTCTGCCATACGGAACATGACCGTAGTGGTGTTCTTGGCTGTTTCCAGCTCAGTGTCGGGGGCATTCGGAATTACTGTTGCTAGAGACAGATGTTGAGTTCAGTACCAAGGGAGAGGCGCTTCCCATGGCTTGCCAAGAAAGCATACAAGTTAAtactggatttttatttttaaattttttttaaatggcatggGGTCTCCTTTGCATTCCTGATCCATGATGCCATACCCAGACTCTCCCCATTACTGGACTTTGGCCAGATCCTCAGCACTGCTGTAATCCCCTCCTGAAAGTGATCAGTACCAGGTGGCTGGGGCAGTTTGGGCATTGCCAGatcatttctgttttcagaaagtATCTGGTGCTTTATCCCTCCGCTGCCCTTGATCTCGTGTGTGTATATGTACACACGCAGTGTTTATTTACACCTTCTGTCTCCTTCCTCATTTCAGGATTTCAGATGCATGCCAGGTTCCCGCTGaatgccagcagcagagatCACTACAGATGGAGCCCCAAAGTCAGCACGGCAGCGGCGGCTCCCTGGTGGTGATTCAGCAGCCCTCCCTGGACAGCCGGCAGCGCTTGGACTATGACAGGGACTGCCAGCCCGCCACCATCTTGTCACTGGACCAGATCAAGGCCATCAGGGGCAGCAACGAATACACCGAGGGGCCGTCAGTGGTGAAGAAGCCGGCCCCGCGGACGGCGCCGAGGCAGGAGAAGCACGAGAGGACTCACGAGATTATACCGATTAATGTGAATAACAACTACGAGCACAGGCCCGGCCAGGTGGGGCACGTGGCCCATCAGCAGAACGCCAGGGCTCCCGTGCTGAGCCGCTCCACCAGCacgggcagcgctgccagctCCGGCAGCAACAGCAGCGCCTCCTCGGAGCAAGGGCTGCTGGGGCGCTCGCCACCCTCCCGGCCGGGCTCCGGCCACAGAGCCGAGCGGACGATCCGGGCGCAGCCCAAGCAGTCGGCGCTGATCGTGGACGATCTGAAGGGGCCTCTGAAAGAGGACTTGACGCAGCACAAGTTCATCTGCGAGCGGTGCGGGAAGTGCAAGTGCGGGGAGTGCACGGCGCCGCgggccctgccctcctgcctggcctGCAACCGGCAGTGCCTGTGCTCGGCCGAGAGCATGGTGGAGTACGGCACCTGCATGTGCCTGGTCAAAGGCATCTTCTACCACTGTTCCAACGATGACGAAGGGGACTCGTACGCGGAtaatccctgctcctgctcccagtcACATTGCTGTTCTAGGTACCTGTGCATGGGAGCCATGTCCTTGTTCCTGCCTTGCTTGCTCTGCTACCCTCCGGCCAAAGGATGTCTAAAACTCTGCCGAGGGTGCTACGACCGCGTCAATCGTCCGGGCTGCCGGTGCAAGAACTCCAACACGGTCTATTGTAAACTGGAGAGCTGCCCCTCCCGGGGTCAGGGCAAGCCCTCATGATTTTGGGAGGGAGGTTTACTTCCTCCACCTTCAGTTTTTCAGGTTgtagctggttttttttttccctcttcccatcttttcttcttcccccctcctctcccatTTTGGGAGGACtgttgctttcctttcctttctgtctgCCCAACTCCAGACACATGAGCTCTTCCCCTTGCATctttgctctcctcctcctgctgacCTGGCTGAGTGTGGAGCATTTCACGCAgtcactgctgctctttggtAAGTGTGGACCTGGGATCTGCACCTGCCGCTCCTTTGGGCAGGGTCTTTGAGTTTGTAACTGAACCACTCCTGAAAGAGACAGTGAGGGCTTACTGGGCTCTTGAAGCTTCTTGCTCTGTGAATATCTTCccaaagatgttttttttttttgttctcagcaagttatgttttttttctccttaaccTCCTGGGTGCCAAGGAAGAATAACTTTCCTGAGTGAGCTGGATTGTGAAATaactttttgtgtgtgttctttCTGGAGAGGGATGTAAAATAAAGGCTTCACCAAATGAAAGGCCTGACTCTTCTATAAGCAGCCTGCttctttttgcatcttttttttcccccctctctctttttctcttaacTTTTGGAACATTCTCAGACCTGAGAATTgcccagccttttttttttttttttttttttttttttacattttcaatgTATCTTCAGTTTTTGCTAAACTATGTAAATCTTCACATTGGAGACATTGTGGCTGCAACTTACTcatttgtttcttctgctgtcCAGTCTTTGAAGGATATTGCTTACTCCACCCTCCTAATCCAGTTTTTATAGTCTGTCAGTATCAGTTGATATTAAAGTTGGTGGTGTTCATATATCCAAACAGCCTTCAGGTGTCATTGAGCCACCTAAATGTTCTTGAATCCTTCAAGTCTCTTGTGATCCTTTGGCTTAGTGAGTTTAGCTCTGCTCTGTACTCTATAATTTTATTCTGTCCCTGTTTTATTGCCTTAGCCACAAATTGTGGTccttttttgtatattttatgtataaaacACAAAGTTGAATCCCAACTATTTTTAAGACAAAAGTCtgttaaaactttttttattgtAAAGAATATTTATTATGTGAATctctattattttatgatatttattGCAAAAGACTTCGAAAATGTACTCATGTCTGAATATAACAAAATATCAATACTTAACGAAATAAGGATGACACGAAGAAAGTACATATGTTAACTATAAtgcagaaaatatattaattaatgaaaatgcCTCTGGAGTTCTTTTGTTACAATGACAGGTTGTGAGCTACCTGTGTGTATTGCTGggctcttcctccttcttcaggTCTGTCAGGTGGTAAATAACCTCCTATTGATACTTCAAAGCCACTAGTCTGTGCTCTAGTTTAGTTTACCTAATTTTAAGTTAAAGCCAACTATATATCAAATAAGGGATGTTTAATACAATTGAATCTGTGTTGTGCTTAACAGTGCCAAGAAATGGAGGCTCTATTTATTTACCAAAGCATTTGGAAATACATTTGTGGAGGAGGAAACCACAACTTCCaagttggtttcttttttggtgtttggtttgttttgttggttttttttaaggaatacCACATTAACATGCAAAgccatttaaaattttcctaTATAGAACTTCCTGGCTGGTTAAAttgtgcagcagctgaagaaattaATCTCCCCACCTCAATTCTAAATAAAAAGCTTGGAGCCAGGATGAAAAATAGTGATTGTGTTGCTGTACTTTGGTAGCTTTGAAATCTGGGAATGTGTGTATCTTTGGGCCTATGTCTGAATGTCTGACTTATTTGGTTCTTTTCCCATACATTTTCCAATGTCAGTTTTCCAATGTCAACGGAGTCTTCTGTCTTTAAATTAAAGGCTCTTAAGGG
Proteins encoded in this window:
- the SPRY1 gene encoding protein sprouty homolog 1; translated protein: MEPQSQHGSGGSLVVIQQPSLDSRQRLDYDRDCQPATILSLDQIKAIRGSNEYTEGPSVVKKPAPRTAPRQEKHERTHEIIPINVNNNYEHRPGQVGHVAHQQNARAPVLSRSTSTGSAASSGSNSSASSEQGLLGRSPPSRPGSGHRAERTIRAQPKQSALIVDDLKGPLKEDLTQHKFICERCGKCKCGECTAPRALPSCLACNRQCLCSAESMVEYGTCMCLVKGIFYHCSNDDEGDSYADNPCSCSQSHCCSRYLCMGAMSLFLPCLLCYPPAKGCLKLCRGCYDRVNRPGCRCKNSNTVYCKLESCPSRGQGKPS